Proteins from a genomic interval of Indicator indicator isolate 239-I01 chromosome 1, UM_Iind_1.1, whole genome shotgun sequence:
- the FAM76B gene encoding protein FAM76B, which produces MAAAATAAAPALYACTKCNQRYPFEELSQGQQLCKECRIAHPIVKCTYCRSEFQQESKTNTICKKCAQNVKQFGTPKPCQYCNIIAAFIGTKCQRCTNSEKKYGPPQTCEQCKQQCAFDRKEEGRRKVDGKLLCWLCTLSYKRVLQKTKEQRKSLGSSHSNSSSSSLTEKDQHHSKHHHHHHHHHHRHSSKYHKISSLSPEQDQGLWKQSHKSTAAIQNETPKKKPKLESKPSNGDSSSINQSADSGGTDNFVLISQLKEEVMSLKRLLQQRDQTILEKDKKLTELKADFQYQESNLRTKMNTMEKAHKETVEQLQAKNRELLKQVAALSKGKKFDKSGSILTSP; this is translated from the exons ATGGCGGCTGCGGCCACGGCGGCCGCCCCGGCTCTTTATGCCTGCACCAAGTGCAACCAGCGGTACCCCTTCGAGGAGCTCtcccagggccagcagctgtGCAAG GAGTGCCGGATCGCCCACCCAATCGTAAAATGCACATATTGCCGGTCGGAGTTCCAGCAGGAGAG CAAAACTAATACGATATGCAAGAAGTGTGCCCAAAACGTCAAGCAGTTCGGAACG CCCAAGCCTTGTCAGTATTGTAACATTATTGCAGCATTTATTGGCACAAAATGTCAGCGTTGCACCAACTCGGAGAAGAAGTACGGCCCGCCACAGACATGCGAGCAGTGCAAGCAGCAGTGTGCTTTTGATcggaaagaggagggaagaaggaag GTTGATGGAAAGTTGTTGTGTTGGCTGTGCACACTGTCCTACAAGAGAGTGCTACAGAAGACAAAAGAACAGAGGAAGAGCCTAGGATCTTCACATTCTAactcctcatcctcatctcttACTGAGAAAGACCAGCATCAttcaaaacaccaccaccatcaccaccatcaccatcatcgTCACAGCAGCAA ATACCACAA AATCAGCAGTCTGAGTCCAGAACAAGATCAGGGACTGTGGAAACAGAG CCATAAATCCACTGCAGCTATTCAGAATGAAACtccaaagaaaaaacccaaactggaATCCAAGCCATCAAATGGAGATAG TAGCTCTATAAATCAGTCAGCAGACAGTGGAGGAACTGACAACTTCGTCCTCATAAGTCAGCTGAAAGAAGAAGTAATGTCACTTAAACGTCTTCTGCAGCAAAGAGATCAGACTATTTTAGAGAAAGATAAAAAG TTGACAGAACTGAAGGCGGACTTCCAGTACCAGGAGTCTAACTTGAGAACAAAGATGAACACTATGGAGAAGGCTCATAAGGAAACTGTGGAACAGTTGCAG GCCAAAAACAGAGAACTGCTCAAACAGGTTGCAGCATTGTCAAAGGGTAAAAAGTTCGATAAAAGTGGGAGTATACTAACATCTCCTTGA